In a single window of the Populus alba chromosome 16, ASM523922v2, whole genome shotgun sequence genome:
- the LOC118045012 gene encoding uncharacterized protein, producing MSSAAGWKKPGTTRFSKTRILWLSCNRCHIVPRAHPFHMWRQNSLLSLQAVSFILLQIPYPSSLVNLFSFPLLFLILQILMAETSALCFSPFSSLPSNVYRSREPNSSLSCASPFKSYASHSRSSRSIRFTCKASDSGNFLGDESLGFFPWSDGDNDIEWVREERITLFTTDGLVQIGGSVVPRLVASSNRKRGKSKTSQRFQESDYMDPNQGLCLGALFDIAATNGLDTGRRLCIFGFCRSIEMLSDVVEDTVLEHGGEVVTAEKAIKGGLHEKLTMTVAVPYLWGVPPASETLRLAVRSGGGIVEKVYWQWDFL from the exons ATGAGCAGCGCCGCTGGCTGGAAAAAGCCCGGGACCACCCGTTTTTCCAAGACCCGGATTCTCTGGCTCTCTTGCAATAGATGTCATATTGTGCCACGTGCTCATCCATTCCATATGTGGCGTCAAAACTCTCTCCTTTCCCTTCAGGCCGTTTCCTTCATTTTACTCCAGATTCCCTATCCTTCCTCTCTCGTgaatcttttttcctttcctcttctGTTTCTGATTCTTCAAATTCTAATGGCAGAAACCTCTGCTCTTTgtttctctcccttctcttcccTCCCTTCTAACGTTTATCGTTCCAGAGAACCCAATTCATCTCTCTCCTGTGCCTCTCCTTTTAAATCCTATGCTTCGCACTCTCGCTCCTCTCGCTCCATTCGATTCACTTGTAAAGCTTCAGACTCTGGCAACTTCCTCGGCGATGAATCTCTTGGTTTCTTTCCTTGGTCCGATGGCGACAACG ATATTGAATGGGTTCGGGAAGAAAGAATCACGCTTTTCACAACTGATGGGCTCGTTCAGATTGGAGGCTCTGTAGTTCCTCGACTTGTCGCTTCTTCCAAC AGGAAGCGAGGGAAATCAAAAACTTCTCAGAGATTTCAAGAGAGTGATTACATGGATCCAAATCAAGGCTTATGCTTGGGTGCACTCTTTGATATTGCAGCAACTAAC GGACTTGATACGGGGAGAAGGCTTTGTATCTTTGGGTTCTGCCGATCGATTGAGATGTTGAGTGATGTTGTAGAAGACACTGTTTTGGAGCATGGTGGGGAG GTTGTGACTGCAGAGAAGGCCATCAAAGGTGGATTGCATGAAAAGCTAACAATGACGGTGGCAGTGCCATATCTTTGGGGGGTTCCACCTGCTTCCGAAACACTCCGTCTTGCTGTGCGGAGTGGTGGAGGGATTGTAGAGAAGGTTTATTGGCAATGGGATTTTTTGTAA